The Synechocystis sp. PCC 6714 genome includes the window GGTACCGTAGGTGGGGTAGAAACCATTTTAGCCAGCGTTAAAGCCCGCCGGGCCGTCCCCCTGAAAGTATCCGGAGCCTTCCACTCCAGTTTTATGGCCCAGCCGTCCCGAGCCTTTGCCCAAACCCTAGAAGCTTGCCGGTTTAACGACGCTACGGTGCCCGTCCTCTCCAATGTTGACCCCAACCCCAGCCAAAACGGCGATCGCCTGAAGGAAAAACTAATTCAACAAATGACCAGCTCCGTGCGCTGGCGGGAAACCATGGTGACCCTAGAAGAAATTGGTGTAACGGATTATTGGGAAGTGGGCCCCGGTAAAGTACTGACTGGTTTATGTAAACGCACCTGCCCCGATCTGAACCTGAAAAATATCGGCCAATTAGAGGATTTGAATTCCCTGTAGGATTACTGAAAAGTATGGATTTTTCCCTAAAGTCCCCAATACTGGGGGAGTTTCAATTACATTCTGGCCATAATTGAGGGGTCAGAGGGATTTCTCAACCATGCTCCCCGGGTTTCTGCCACCCCATCCGGGCTTGCTAACATTGGCCTTCTGGGAGTTTTTTCCCACTCCAAATTCCTCTAAGATGGACAGAGCAAGCAAGAATTTTGACGGGTTGGCAGCATCCAACAAGTCTGTCATAGCTATATTTCACCCAATTTTCTCGAAGGAGAGTCTATCGTGTCTGCCCACAAGATTCTGGTCATCGATGACAGCAAAGTTATCCGTATGCGAGTTAGGGATATGTTGCCCCAGGGAAATTTCGAGGTGATTGAAGCCAAGGACGGCCTCGAAGGTTTTAACCTCATCCAGAGTGAACGGCCTAACTTAATCATGTTGGACTTTCTCCTGCCGAAAATGAGTGGCTGGGAAGTGTTTCAATCGGTGCAGGAACGCCCTGAACTCAAGGCCATTCCTCTAGTGTTGATGTCCGGCCGTAAGGAAGAAGTGCTCGAAAAAATTCCCGAACCCTTTGAGTATTTTGCCTTTGTGGAAAAACCGTTCGAGCAAAGGGAATTGGTGGCCGCCATTAAAGAGGCAATGGTGAAGGCCAAAAAACACGCCCCTGTGGCCACCGTGGCCAGTGCCGCTGCCCCCGCTGGGGATTTGGCCGCCGAAGTGCGACAACTCAAACAACAGGTGGCCCAAATACACGGTGAAATTGACCAGTTGAAAAAACAGTTGGGCCAATTGGTTACTTTCATCAAGCAACGACTTTCCTAGGCTATGCTTTGGGGCCTGTTCACCGCTAGACTTGGGGGGAAACCTTCGCGTTGAGAATAGGACTATGGCATCCCCTGCACCAGAGTTAGCCAACCCAACCATAGATGAAATGACCCCGGCTAGTCACCACGACGTGGTGGAAACTGTTATTTCCGGCATGGCCCAGGAAAATAGCGCCTTTGTGCAAGATAACGACCAGGGCGCCATCTGGAAATTTGCCTATGGCAGTGTGGAAGTGCTAGTACAGCTCACTGGAGAAGGGGAAAATGATCTGTTTCGGGTCTGGGCCGAGGTGATGCCCTTACCCAAAGAGCCAAGCCAATTATTGGCGGAGGTGATGCAATTAAATTGGTCAGATACCTTTGAAGCTTGTTTTGCTGTGCGGGAAAATCATTTAATTGCCCTCCATCAGCGCACCGTGGCGGATCTTTCCCCGGGTGAAATTTCCAGGGCCATTACCCTGGTGGCAACTTTAGCTGACGACCATGACGATCGCCTGAAGGAAAAATACGACGTTTAATCAAAGTTTCCTGATCACCAAAGTCAAGTATTAATTAACTAATAATCTTCTTCCAAAGCCGCAAACAAAGCGCTGAGAATCTGATTAGAGTATAAAATGCCCTCCGGATCAGTGAAGCAAAACCTCTGCACCGTTTCCGTTGTGGCCCAGTTTGGGGCCAGGATTTGGTTATCCTCGCCGTAAAATTCCAGCCAATGGCGATCGCCAAAAGACTTTAAAGTATTCAGGATGATCTGCTTAGTCCCTGCACTAGTCGCAGGCAATTGACCCCAAGTTACCCCGGCAGTGAGACGCAGGCCCAGCATCAAACTTTCCAGCAAATTTTCCAACGGAGAAACCGTTTCCCCTGGAGTCGGACACCCTTGATTGAGCCAAGATTCTAGCCATTGGTAATAGTCATTTCTGGTGCGGGGACGACCAAAACGTTTGCTGTCAATGTAACTGGTGGCCCCCATGCCAAAGCCGTAGTAGGGCAAATTACGCCAATAGATTTGGTTATGGCGACATTGGTAATCGGGGCGGCCATAGTTGGAAATTTCGTAATGCTGAAAACCAGCTTGGGTTAATACTTGTTGTCCGTGGCGGTAAAAGTCTGCACTACACTCGGACGGAGGCACAGCCAATTTTCCCCACTGTTGCCATTTGTCGAACACAGTTTGGGGTTCTAACACCAAGTCATAGCAGGAAATGTGTTTAGGCCCTGCGGCCAGAGCCAGGGTGAGGGAACTATGCCAATCTGCTGCCGTTTGCTCCGGTAGCCCGGTAATTAAATCCAAACTCCAATTTTTAATATTCTCCTGGGCGATCGCCGTGAGGGCCTGGTCAATGTCCCGGCGACGGTGGTGGCGGCCACAAAGGGTTAGTAGTTTGTCCTGAAAAGCCTGTACACCCAAGCTAAAGCGGTTAATGCCTAAATTTTTATAGGCTTGCAATTGGCGTTGATCAAAGGTGCCAGGATCAATTTCAATGCTGATTTCAGCTTCCGTAGCAATGCCTAAATGTTTATCTATTACCGCTAAAATTTTTTCCAAACCGGCGATGGGTAGTAAGGAAGGAGTGCCTCCACCAAAGAAAACTGTTTTTAAGGGTGCTTCTTGGTGTTGTTGCCCCGCAATTTCCCGGCAAACTGCGGCTACATATTCCCCCACCCAACCATCCATATTTAGGGACTGAAAACCTGTAACGGCAATGGGAAAATCACAATAAAAACAACGTTGGCGGCAAAAGGGAATGTGAATATAGGCGGCGGTGGGCATTAAATATTTGCCGGTATTTACTGGCGATAAAGTTGTCTTTTTCCTATGTAGTTTTGTACCGGATCTGGAATTAGATCATCGTCCTTAATTTGTCGGTAAATGCTGGAGGAAATGGGGGGAGTGATGGCTTGATCGTTGTCTTGACCTACCAAGTGGTAGCGCCCTCCTAACTGTTCCAATTTATCCAAATCAGAGGGGTCAATGCTGTAGCCTGGTCGGGGAAAAATCACTAGCTTGACGGCGGGCAATAATTCTTTCACTGCATACCATTGGGGAATTTGGACAATCAAATCAGCCCCCACCACCAAAGCATAATCAGGGTCTAAACCCCACCTTTGTTGGGCCCGTCGCAGGCTAATTAAACTGCGGCGATCGCTTAAATCTTCCCAAATTTGCACCGTCGCATAATCCTTCTGTATCTCCTCCACCAACAGCTTCAACATTGCCTGGCGATCGCCTAGGCTGGCCCAGTGGCCCGTTTGGGGACTGGGACCTTGCTTGAAGGGGTTATCGGCCGCCCATACCGCCACTTGGTCAAAATGCTGGGCTAACCAAACGAGAATGGCCCGATGGGCCAGGGTGGGGGGATCAGCACTAGTGCCAAAAAGGGCTATTTTCACAGGGGAGTTTCAATCCAGATTGCTTGGGTCTCCGAACAACTAATTTTTGGCTTCCGTTAGTTCAATAACCCGTTCATCGTAATCCTTGACCAAAAAATTCAGGGGCTTGCGACTGCGTACTTTATAGCGGAGACGACGGGACTGCACCCGCAGGAAAATTTGCTCTAAACAATCGTGGTCAAAGCAGACATGGCGTTGGCGATTGTTACTACCAAAGCTAGCTCCACCGATGATGTGCAGTTGGGTATTTTTTTTCAACTGATACCAAAGCCCATCCTGGGCACTATAGCGGGTATCCGGAGCGATTTGGGGATTGGCCGCCATGGAAAAAGAATCCCAGCCGGCCGTGCCTAGGGTTTGCTCATAGTTGTAGTAGTAATGCAGGGGCACATCTGCCACGTTTAAGTCCAGCAAGCCTTCATAAAACGCTTTGGCGATCGCCAGGTCGGACACCATTACCGTATAAACCTTGGGGGCACTGGTGAGAAATAACCACATGGCCAAAGCATAGGCCCCCAACAGCATCACCATAATGCCTTGGGTGGAAAACAGACTGTCAATAGGAATCAAGGCGGCGAAATGCAGGGGCATAGCTTAGGCAACTGGGGTATAGAACCCGAAAAATCGGCAAAAATTGTTAGGATCATTGGGCTTAGCCCGTTCTAGGGTTAGCAGACGCTGTCGAACTAGAATTGCCCTTGGGGTACATTCTACCAAGACCCCTCCCAGTGCTCCAACCTTACGTCCCCCTAGCCCATGGATCAGTTGGATCAATTCAGTGATTATTTTGTCCCTCCCCTACAGGTGGGCCAAACCCATTTTAATTGGGGGAAATGCACCTATGTGATGGGAATTTTAAACACCACTCCGGACAGTTTCAGTGATGGGGGCGAGTTTAATTCCCTACCAACGGCCATTGACCGTGCCCAAGCCATGGTGCAAGGGGGTGCCCATATCATTGACATTGGTGGCCAGTCCACCCGACCGGGGGCAGAAACCATTAGTTTACAAGAGGAATTGGCACGGACTATTCCCATCATCAGAGCCATACGGCAGCAATTAACCGTACCCATTTCCATCGATACCACCAGAGCTGAGGTGGCCCGACAAGCCCTCGAGGCCGGAGCGGATATGATCAACGATATTTCCGGGGCGACCTTTGAACCGGAAATTTTGGCGATCGCCGCCCAGCATAAAACCCCAATTATTTTGATGCACATACGGGGCACCCCCCAAACCATGCAAAATTTGACAGATTACGGGGATTTAATCGGGGAAATGAAGCAATTTTTTGGCCAACAAATTGACTTGGCCCGCCATTACGGGGTGCTCCCCCAACAAATTATCCTTGACCCCGGCATTGGCTTTGCTAAAACCGCCGAGCAAAATATCACCCTACTGCGGCAGTTACCGGAGCTTAAAAAACTTGGTTTCCCCCTGTTGCTTGGGCCATCCCGTAAAAGCTTCATTGGTAAAATCCTTGACCAACCGGATCCCAAAGAAAGAGTTTGGGGCACTGGGGCGGCCTGTTGTCGGGCGATCGCCGGTGGCGCGGATATAGTCAGAGTCCACGATGTAGAAGCCATGGCCCAGGTCTGTACAGTGGCGGATGCCCTATGGCGATGAGTAAGCTCAACCTCAACAAATTGCTCAGAAATTGGGGGCAAAAACTCCAGCGTTGGCCCCTAGGAGAATGGTTCGGATTAGCGCTCGTGATGCTACCCATAGCTTTATTGTTCTGTTGGGGTTTAGATATTCATGAATTACGCCCGGGCCAAGAAAAGAATTTAGTCCAAGCAGCCCAATATTGGTTAACCACCCAGCAAAATCAAGGTTTTTCCGCCGCCAGTTTTTTCAATGATGTCGGGCGATCACCGTTACCGATTTGGCTAATTGGTTTCAGTCAATCCCTTTTTGGTCAAGGACTCTGGGGCGATCGTTTATTGGTAGCCTTGCTCAGTGGAGCTAGTTTACCCCTGTTGTATTGGTTGGCCAAAGAACTCTATGGTCGCAGTTTACCAGCCCTGCTGACGGTGGTGGTCTACGGCACTGCCCCCACTGTGGTTTATTGGGCCAGGGTGGCCAGCATTAACGGTTTTTTATTACCCCTCACCATTACCTTCTTCGCCAGTGTGCTATTTTGTCGTCGAGATTTAAGGGGAGGCCTGCCCTTGGGATTGAGCCTAACCGCACTTAGTTTGACCGATGGCCCCACTGCCATTTTGCTCCTGGGCACCGCTTTATTTTTTCTCCATTGGGACACCCCCCGTTTAAAGTTTTCTCCCTTTTTCTGGCTTGGTTTTACCCTAGGTTTATTACCGGCGATCGCCTGGTGGTTAGGCTATGGTTTCCTACTGCACGGGGAAATTGTGGACTCGATAATGGTCATCGGTGGCTCTCCCTGGCCCATAAAATTAAGGGGTTGGCTATGGCTGCTGGCCAGTTCCCCTGGGCTAATTTTTGCCATCAATACTTTTCCCCAAGCCCAACAAGCTTTGCCCTGGAGTTGGGCCCGTTTTCTCATCTGCCAGGGGGGAATGTACGCCATGTTGGTAATTATCTCCCCTTGGCCCAGCGCACCTTTGACCATGGCCCTATTGGTGGTTATGGCATTGGCGGCGGGATTGACTTTAGCTGAAATACGGCAAGGAGCTAGTACCTTGGCTTATCCTCCCTGGTGGCGTCGATTTTTCCTAACCCTAGCCGGTTTGACTTCCTTGGGGGCCATGGCTATTTATTTCTCCTACCGCCGGGGAAATTTGCCCAATTGGACTGCCCAGGACGGGGTAATCAGCGTATTAGTGCTAGTGTTACTGGCCTTAACCTTGGGGATGACGTCCCTGTTGTTGGATCGTCAGAGATCTGAGTTCATCAACGTACTTTTTTGGGGTCTGTTTGTCTGTTTATTTTTGGCAATTTACAGCCCCCTGAGCCATCTGCCACCAATGTCTTTGCCCAATGTGATTGCTTGAATGAGTAAATTTTAGGATCAAATATGCTTGTTAATCTGTCAAAAGGCGGACTTGGTCCCTACTCTCCAGTAAAGCTAGTAAAGATTGTTAGCCCTCTTCCGACATCAAGGTAAAGTTTTCTCATAATTGAGCTGAAAAAATTCCCTGACCAGATTAACCGGGGGTTTTGGACTTAAAATCCTTGTCATTGAGGGTTTTATAACATCTGTCTTCCTTGTTTGCTGAGTAAATACTTCACAAAAAACTTTACAAAACTTAAAGAATTGCTTAGTATTATTAGTGGATTGATCCCAGTCATTCCCAAACTATTCTTCAGTTTCCAGTTGGCCCAAACGCCCCCATCGGACAGGCATTATGCGTCATTAACCTAGCCCAGTCCGTTTCGAATCTTACTAACGTGGCGTTCCCTGGGTTTATTTGGTCTCCCACTGCGATTCCCCCACTGAAATCACTAATCCAAGATGACTGCCAGAACCAGCCCCGATTCCGTCCGTGCCTATCTCAGAGAAATTGGTCGTGTGCCCCTGCTCACTCACGAAGAAGAGATTGTTTACGCCAAGCAAATTCAGCAGGTAGTCAGTCTCAACGAGATTAAAAAGTCTTTGGCCGAGGGTAAAAATGGCGAAGCGGTTTCCCCCAGCGAGTGGGCCAAGGCCGCTGATTTGTCCATCCAGGAGTTAGAGAAGACAATTAAAGAGGGGGAACGGGCCAAGCGCAAAATGGTGGAGGCCAATCTCCGGTTGGTGGTTTCCGTTGCAAAGAAATATCTCAAGCGCAATCTAGATTTACTAGATCTGATCCAGGAGGGCACCATTGGTATGCAACGGGGGGTGGAAAAGTTTGACCCCACCAAAGGTTATCGGTTTTCCACCTACGCCTACTGGTGGATTCGCCAGGCTATCACCCGGGCGATCGCCGAAAAAAGCCGCACTATTCGTTTACCGATCCACATCACAGAAAAGTTAAACAAGATTAAGAAAGCCCAGCGGCAACTATCCCAGGAAAAAGGTCGGGCCGCATCAATTGCCGAATTGGCAGAACATTTGGAACTGACCCCAAAGCAGGTGCGGGAATACTTAGAGCGCTCCCGCCACCCCCTTTCCTTGGATTTACGGGTGGGAGATAACCAGGACACCGAGTTGGGGGATTTATTGGAGGACGATGGTCCCCTGCCGGAGGATTTTGCCACCTATGCTTCCCTGCAGTTGGATTTAGATGGTTTGATGGCGGAGTTAACCCCCCAACAACGGGAAGTTTTAATTCTTCGTTTTGGCTTAAATGACGGTCAACCCCTGACCCTAGCCAGCATTGGTTCTATGTTGAGCATCAGTCGGGAGCGGGTGCGGCAGATTGAACGGGAAGCTTTAAATAAACTACGTAAGCGCAAGTCCATGATTCAAGAATATTTAGCTAGCTAAAGAAAAGCTAACTTTCGTTACATTCTTTTGTCTTTTGCATAGATTAATACCCCAAAAACCGTATAATCCCTAGCAGTATTTTTAAGAAATGTAACAATTTTTAAAGATTCCCAATTGCCCCACACCTCACCTTTGGAATAAAAAGATATTATGCGAGTCACTTTTTCCGCCACCGAACAATTAAGCCTCCAGCAGTCTGACCCGTTGCCGAGCTTGCAACATTATCTCCGGCAACCCCAACGTTTGGTGCGGGCGATCGCCGACCCTAAATTAATGGAAGTACTACCTGGCGATCGTTTTAGATTAAAGATGCGACCGCTCAACTTTTTAGACATATATCATTTTCAGCCCACAGTAGTCCTGAAGCTATGGTCTAACCCGACGGGCACTGTGTTTCTAGAATCAGAAAGCTGTGAAATTCGTGGTATTGATTATATTAACCATCGTTTTAGTTTGCGGTTAAAAGGTCGTTTGGCTCCCTACCACCAGGGGGGACATACATTACTCCAAGGCAAGGCAGATTTACAGGTGGCGGTGGATCTACCCCAGGCCCTCTGGTTAACCCCAAAACCTTTACTAGAAATGGCGGCTAACGGTTTATTGCGGGGGGTTTTGGCTCGCATTAAACAACGACTCCAAGGACAACTTTTAGCAGATTACGAGCAGTGGTTAGCCCAGCAAAATGAGAATTCACCACTCCAAAGTTCTCCCGCTGTTGAAGCTTTAGAACCAATTTAACTAGATAGCTTAAGTATTTAAATTGTCCTTAAAACTGGACCATAGCCAAACAAAATTGATGGATTTTTTCTATTCCTATCCACCCCTAATTGCTGGTACTTTAGTCAAACGTTATAAACGCTTTTTGGCCGATGTTGAGTTAGATAGCGGTGAAGTAATTACAGCCCATTGTCCCAACACTGGTCCCATGACTGGAGTTTGTCAGATAGGGGCAAAGGTCTACCTTTCCCAGAGTGATAATCCTAAGCGGAAATTAGCCTATACGTGGGAAATGATTGAAGTAGATAATACCTGGGTAGGAGTGAATACTGGCTTACCTAATCGAGCCATTAAACAAGCTTTAAATGAAAGGATTTTTCCCAATCTAAGGGAAGATTATGACAATATCAAGCCGGAAGTTGTTTATGGTAAAGACAAAAAAAGTCGCATTGATTTTTTGTTGACTAAGCCAGCGCAAAAGCCAGTTTATGTGGAGGTGAAAAATACGACTTTAGCCAAGGAAAATTTAGCTTTATTTCCCGATACAGAAACCACTAGGGGACAAAAACATCTCCAAGAACTGATGGATATTTTGCCAGAAGCTCAGGCGGTGATGCTTTACTTTATCAATCGGGGTGACTGTACTCATTTTTCACCAGGAGATGCCTATGATCGCCGTTATGGAGAACTACTGCGCCAGGCGATCGGTGCTGGGGTAGAGGTGATGCCCTGCCGTTTTGAGGTTAGTCCAGAGGGGGTAAAATTTCTCGGTATGGCGGAATTAGTCCTTTGAGATAGATTAGGTTTTATTACCCTTCTATCAAAAAAGGGGAAATAGAATAAGGAAATGGCGACAACATAGTGATGAATGTGTATTTGTTGGCCAATCTTCAGATAGAAAACTTAGACCAAAGAAATAATTGTTCGAGTGAATTAAAATATAGGAAATAGAAGTTTCACCAGGATAGACAAAAACATCCATGGTGCAATAAGGAATGGGAGGCAGTTAGCTATAAGTTCGACCCGAGCGCTTTCTCCCAGCATTTCTATGGGTAACCATTGGCGAACCGCTTAGCGGATCTCTACAAGATCCCCAACTTCTAGGGCTAATAAAGCGACTCAAATTGAAGGTTCAGCAATTATGGTTTGCAGAAGCCCCGGCTATGGGAATAATTTCTCCTTGGATAAATTCGCTTTTTTCCGTTGCCCGTTCTTCTTTTTGCAGATATAGTTGATTTAATTGAAAGTAAGACACTGAACGGAGCTAAAAGCCTCTTTGGTAAAGACCTTAGCTATCTCAATCTTACTTTGATTGACTATATTAATCCACCGCGAAGGGTTTAGTTGCGGCAACGACCATTATCGACCTCCTGTTTTATCCGGCTTGTTTGAATTTAGCCTCAACTTTTTGTTATAGTCGTTTTTAGTAAGATTGAGGCAGTCAAACTCACCGAAAAGCTTGTCAATAAAGACTTAAGCAGTCCCGAAACTATTTGAAATGACTATAGTGTTTAACCTTACCAAGATGGTCAACTTGAGCAAAAGGCGATCGCCTAGGGGGACTTCATTTTTGCTTTGCTTCGCCAACTGCGTTCTAGAAGTTTGAATTGTTGACCCAAATAATCCAAATTGGGTGGTTGTTCTCCATAACGCCAAGCTACATAGGCAGTAGAAATTTCCACAATTATTTCTACCTGTTCGGAGATTAAATGTTCCCGCAGGGACTGGGCAAATTCCCCGGGGGTTTGGGCTCGACTTCTGTGAAAACCCCGTTGTTCTAGATCGTAGAGCAAAGTTTGATAAAGCCTAGCCATGGGATGGAGCCGGGTCAAGCGACGATACTGCAACCAACGTTTAGCCTGCATCCAGCCAAGCCAACCCACAAAACCAGCGGCGATCGCCAAAATTAGTCCTAGTAAAGCACCGCCTAAACTGGTGGAAATCAAATTCCAGAACCAGCGCAGAATAGTAATGAGGAATCCGGTGACAGCGGCCCAGACATTAGCCAGGAAACCACTCACCGGGGAAGGCAACCAACCCGCTACCCAACGCCAAATTTGTTGGAGCACGCTAAAGGTTTCGCTATCTTCAATGGAAGGGGGATAAAGTTCGTGGCCGGGAATGGGGTCGAACATAAACCAGCCCAGCCGAGGGAAAAGCACTTCTGTCAAAGCATAGGCATCGGTGTTATGGACTAAGTGATAACCGGTGAAGGGATTAAATTGTCCTGGAGCAAAGCCCACCGTCAGCCGGGCGGGAATATCTAAACTCCTCAGCATGATGGTTAGCACCGTGGCAAAGTGATCCGGTAGGCCCCCCTCGTATTCAAATAAAAACGCTGTGACCAGGTCTTCATCTTTGTCGAAAAATGGTAAATCTGTGCGAATGCGGTAATTTTGCTTGAGAGCCTGGGTCAAATACAGGGAAATTTCATAGGGGGTTTCCAGGGGGCGTTCCGATTTGGCTAACAATTCCTCGGCTTTGGCCCGCACCGCTGATTTGATATCCGGGGGAACCTGTAGCAATTCGGGCTTAATTTTTACTTCCGGGGGAATACGATACTTTTGCAACATGGTCCGGTCCCGCACCGGTACTTCCGAAATGACTGTGTAGGTAATGCCTTCCATTAAGCCCACTGGCGATCGTAAACTGCCATTGCGGTCTATGGCCACCTCCCTGGTGGGAAAGTATAAAAATTGGGGATGGTAAAGACTGGGAATTATATTGGGCAAATCCATTACAGCAGTGTAGGTCTGCACCACATTTTCCGTTTCCATTAATGAGTCAATGCTATCCAGCCCAAAACGATAGGACCATGGCGATCGTTGTATGGTCGTGATTTCTGTATTGTCGGTAATTTCCCATCCTTGGCCAGTGTAACGGTCAAAGGATAACGCCTTCCAAAAACCCGGCGCCTGGGAACGGACCCGGAGCACCAATTGTTTGGTCATTTCCCCCCGTAAATTTTGATTCATACGGCTGTTAAAACCGTAGTAGAAGGTATCATCCACCTGCCCCGGTTCTGAACTATCAGCCTCCCCCCCCGTGCCAGTGCCGTCGCCTCGACCATAGCCGGGATTATTAATATCTTGATTTTGCCCTTCGAAGGTTTGTTGTTGCATTTCCCCAGGGCTGGATACAGGAAAACTTTGCAGTCTATAGCCAGCAAAGCGGGGCATTAGGGCAAATAATAACAGCCCAAAAGCTAGGGTCACCACCAACAGGGCTAGCAATTTTTTCGGTACTAGGGGGGAATCTTCCGCCTGATTTAATTGGTTCCGTCTGCCGGCACTTTTCCAAAAGGGCAAAGAAAGGGGAATTCCTTCCAACCCTAAACGGGAACGATAGTCCAGCACCAGGGTGGGAATGGCTACGGCTAAAAAGAGTATTAACCAGGGAGCAAAGGCCAGGGTTTGGGACAGGGTTCCCGCCACGCCCAAAAGGATTAGCCCAATCACCATGGAGTAGCCCAAATCTTTACGCTGGGGCAAGTCAAAACTGTGCAACACCTGCAATTGCACCAATAATCCCGCTAGGGCCACCTGGCTGGCATTGAGATTCTCCACCAAGTTGCCCAAAAAGACAAACAACATGGCCACCATGGCGATCGCCAGCAGAAATTTGAGGGCAA containing:
- a CDS encoding DUF3488 and DUF4129 domain-containing transglutaminase family protein, whose protein sequence is MTSPSPVFRWLERWQAQFQNLPEPKTEESIVFRILVQLMVIVGIVATDVAAQTTWSLWAIPLSIVGSWWSWRQRKKKNIALKFLLAIAMVAMLFVFLGNLVENLNASQVALAGLLVQLQVLHSFDLPQRKDLGYSMVIGLILLGVAGTLSQTLAFAPWLILFLAVAIPTLVLDYRSRLGLEGIPLSLPFWKSAGRRNQLNQAEDSPLVPKKLLALLVVTLAFGLLLFALMPRFAGYRLQSFPVSSPGEMQQQTFEGQNQDINNPGYGRGDGTGTGGEADSSEPGQVDDTFYYGFNSRMNQNLRGEMTKQLVLRVRSQAPGFWKALSFDRYTGQGWEITDNTEITTIQRSPWSYRFGLDSIDSLMETENVVQTYTAVMDLPNIIPSLYHPQFLYFPTREVAIDRNGSLRSPVGLMEGITYTVISEVPVRDRTMLQKYRIPPEVKIKPELLQVPPDIKSAVRAKAEELLAKSERPLETPYEISLYLTQALKQNYRIRTDLPFFDKDEDLVTAFLFEYEGGLPDHFATVLTIMLRSLDIPARLTVGFAPGQFNPFTGYHLVHNTDAYALTEVLFPRLGWFMFDPIPGHELYPPSIEDSETFSVLQQIWRWVAGWLPSPVSGFLANVWAAVTGFLITILRWFWNLISTSLGGALLGLILAIAAGFVGWLGWMQAKRWLQYRRLTRLHPMARLYQTLLYDLEQRGFHRSRAQTPGEFAQSLREHLISEQVEIIVEISTAYVAWRYGEQPPNLDYLGQQFKLLERSWRSKAKMKSP